A region of Piscinibacter gummiphilus DNA encodes the following proteins:
- a CDS encoding helicase HerA-like domain-containing protein: MADPLLIAKHGTTECHLLPPLANRHGLITGATGTGKTITLQTLAEQLSGIGVPVFMADIKGDLTGISQTGKVSDKLAAVLKERGIDAPAPLACPTTLWDVFGEQGHPVRATVSDMGPLLLARMLALNETQAGVLNLVFKIADDNGLLLLDLKDLRAMLQHVGENASAFTTEYGNVSAASVGAIQRGLLQIEEQGGDKFFGEPMLNIADFMQTVDGKGVVNVLAADKLMNAPRLYATFLLWMLSELFEQLPEVGDLDQPKLVFFFDEAHLLFKDAPAALVERIELVVRLVRSKGVGVYFVTQNPLDIPDTVLAQLGNRVQHALRAFTPRDQKAVKSAASTMRAKPGLDIEAAITELAVGEALVSFLDEKGRPSITERVFVLPPGSQIGPITPEQRKALLARSLVAGVYEKSVDRESAYEKLKGRADEGGEAADQAVKQGSIGSKPAPAEADGGGLMGGLNDLLFGHTGPRGAKHDGLAQTMAKSAIRTMGTSVGREIVRGVLGSLFGGGTTKRKR; encoded by the coding sequence ATGGCCGACCCCCTCCTGATCGCGAAACACGGCACCACCGAGTGCCACCTGCTGCCCCCGCTGGCCAACCGCCACGGGCTGATCACCGGGGCCACCGGCACGGGCAAGACCATCACCCTGCAGACACTCGCCGAGCAGCTGAGCGGCATCGGCGTGCCGGTCTTCATGGCCGACATCAAGGGCGACCTGACCGGCATCAGCCAGACGGGCAAGGTGAGCGACAAGCTCGCCGCCGTGCTGAAGGAACGCGGCATCGACGCCCCCGCGCCCCTCGCCTGCCCCACCACGCTGTGGGACGTGTTCGGCGAGCAGGGCCACCCGGTGCGCGCCACCGTCAGCGACATGGGCCCGCTGCTGCTCGCCCGCATGCTGGCCCTGAACGAGACCCAGGCCGGCGTGCTGAACCTCGTGTTCAAGATCGCCGACGACAACGGCCTGCTGCTGCTCGACCTGAAGGACCTGCGCGCGATGCTGCAGCACGTGGGCGAAAACGCCAGCGCCTTCACCACCGAGTACGGCAACGTCAGCGCCGCGAGCGTGGGCGCCATCCAGCGCGGCCTGCTCCAGATCGAGGAACAGGGGGGCGACAAGTTCTTCGGCGAGCCCATGCTCAACATCGCCGACTTCATGCAGACGGTGGATGGCAAAGGCGTGGTCAACGTGCTCGCCGCCGACAAGCTGATGAACGCGCCACGCCTGTACGCCACCTTCCTGCTCTGGATGCTGTCCGAGCTGTTCGAGCAGCTGCCCGAGGTGGGCGACCTCGACCAGCCGAAGCTCGTGTTCTTCTTCGACGAGGCCCACCTGCTGTTCAAGGACGCGCCGGCCGCGCTCGTCGAACGCATCGAACTCGTCGTGCGCCTCGTGCGCAGCAAGGGCGTGGGCGTCTACTTCGTGACGCAGAACCCGCTCGACATCCCCGACACCGTGCTGGCCCAGCTCGGCAACCGAGTGCAGCACGCGCTGCGCGCCTTCACCCCGCGCGACCAGAAGGCCGTGAAGTCGGCCGCCAGCACCATGCGCGCCAAACCCGGCCTCGACATCGAGGCGGCCATCACCGAGCTGGCCGTGGGCGAGGCCCTGGTCAGCTTCCTCGACGAGAAGGGCCGCCCGAGCATCACCGAACGGGTGTTCGTGCTGCCGCCGGGCAGCCAGATCGGCCCCATCACGCCCGAGCAGCGCAAGGCGCTGCTGGCACGGTCGCTGGTGGCCGGGGTCTACGAGAAGTCGGTGGACCGCGAGTCGGCCTACGAGAAGCTCAAGGGCCGCGCGGACGAAGGCGGTGAGGCGGCCGACCAGGCCGTCAAGCAGGGGAGCATCGGCAGCAAGCCGGCGCCGGCCGAGGCGGACGGCGGCGGCCTGATGGGCGGCCTCAACGACCTGCTGTTCGGCCACACCGGCCCGCGCGGCGCGAAACACGATGGCCTGGCGCAGACCATGGCCAAGTCGGCCATCCGCACGATGGGCACCAGCGTGGGCCGCGAGATCGTGCGCGGCGTGCTGGGCAGCCTGTTCGGTGGAGGCACGACGAAGCGCAAGCGCTGA
- a CDS encoding YebC/PmpR family DNA-binding transcriptional regulator → MAGHSKWANIQHRKGRQDEKRGKLWTRVIREIIVAARHGGGDPKENPRLRLAIEKAKAVNLPLETVKKNIDKATGNLEGSSYEEVRYEGYGIGGAAIIIDCMTDNRVRTVAEVRHVFSKYGGNMGTEGSVAFQFKHVGQLVFAPGTDEDKVMEVALEAGADDVVTDDDGAIEVLTPPAGFEAVKAALEAAGLVPGVAEVTMRAENTITLEGDDAARMQKLLDMIEDLDDTQDVFHNAVLP, encoded by the coding sequence ATGGCCGGACATTCCAAATGGGCCAACATCCAGCACCGCAAGGGGCGGCAGGATGAAAAACGCGGCAAGCTGTGGACGCGCGTGATCCGCGAGATCATCGTGGCGGCCCGCCATGGCGGTGGCGACCCCAAGGAGAACCCGCGCCTGCGCCTGGCGATCGAAAAGGCCAAGGCGGTGAACCTGCCGCTCGAAACGGTCAAGAAGAACATCGACAAGGCCACCGGCAACCTGGAGGGCTCGTCCTACGAGGAAGTGCGCTACGAGGGCTACGGCATCGGCGGCGCGGCCATCATCATCGACTGCATGACGGACAATCGGGTCCGCACGGTCGCCGAGGTGCGCCACGTGTTCAGCAAGTACGGCGGCAACATGGGCACCGAAGGGTCGGTGGCGTTCCAGTTCAAGCACGTGGGCCAGCTGGTGTTCGCCCCGGGCACGGATGAAGACAAGGTCATGGAAGTGGCGCTGGAAGCCGGTGCCGACGACGTCGTCACCGACGACGACGGCGCCATCGAGGTGCTGACGCCGCCGGCCGGGTTCGAGGCGGTGAAGGCGGCACTCGAGGCCGCCGGCCTGGTGCCCGGCGTGGCCGAAGTGACCATGCGTGCCGAGAACACCATCACGCTCGAAGGCGACGACGCCGCCCGCATGCAGAAGCTGCTCGACATGATCGAGGACCTCGACGACACGCAGGACGTGTTCCACAACGCCGTGCTCCCCTGA
- the purD gene encoding phosphoribosylamine--glycine ligase gives MKILVIGSGGREHALAWKLAQSPRVQAVHVAPGNGGTALDPNLKNIAITDVKALADYAEAEKIGLTVVGPEAPLAAGVVDEFRARGLRIFGPTRAAAQLESSKAFAKDFMKRHAIPTAAYDTFTDATAAHAYVDRIGAPIVIKADGLAAGKGVVVAMTLAEAHEAVDWMLSGDDNKLGVQHNAGGARVVIEEFLRGEEASFIVLCDGKNVLPLATSQDHKRLLDGDEGPNTGGMGAYSPAPVVTPNVHARAMQDIILPTIAGMARDGIPFTGFLYAGLMIDDEGVPKTLEFNTRMGDPETQPIMMRLKSDLVDVFMHATEGTLDQVELQWDRRVALGVVMAAHGYPLTPRKGDAITGLPPEAPDAMVFHAGTTPSGKDTVSSGGRVLCVTALGDSVKMAQQRAYEVLNGIRFDGAQYRRDIGHRAIKPR, from the coding sequence ATGAAAATTCTCGTGATCGGCTCGGGAGGCCGCGAACATGCGCTGGCCTGGAAGCTCGCGCAGTCCCCGCGCGTGCAGGCGGTCCACGTCGCCCCCGGCAACGGCGGCACGGCGCTCGACCCCAACCTCAAGAACATCGCCATCACCGACGTGAAGGCCCTGGCCGACTACGCCGAAGCCGAGAAGATCGGCCTGACGGTGGTGGGCCCCGAGGCGCCGCTGGCGGCCGGGGTGGTGGACGAGTTCCGCGCCCGCGGCCTGCGCATCTTCGGCCCGACACGTGCCGCCGCGCAGCTCGAGAGCTCGAAGGCGTTCGCGAAGGACTTCATGAAGCGCCACGCGATCCCCACCGCGGCCTACGACACGTTCACCGACGCCACGGCCGCGCACGCGTACGTGGACCGCATCGGCGCCCCCATCGTCATCAAGGCCGATGGCCTGGCGGCGGGCAAGGGCGTGGTGGTCGCGATGACGCTGGCCGAGGCCCACGAGGCGGTCGACTGGATGCTCTCGGGCGACGACAACAAGCTCGGCGTGCAGCACAACGCGGGCGGCGCCCGGGTCGTGATCGAGGAGTTCCTGCGCGGCGAGGAAGCGAGCTTCATCGTGCTGTGCGACGGCAAGAACGTGCTGCCGCTCGCCACCAGCCAGGACCACAAGCGCCTGCTCGACGGCGACGAAGGCCCGAACACCGGCGGCATGGGCGCGTACTCGCCCGCCCCGGTGGTCACGCCCAACGTGCACGCCCGCGCGATGCAGGACATCATCCTGCCCACCATCGCCGGCATGGCCCGCGACGGCATCCCGTTCACCGGTTTCCTGTACGCCGGCCTGATGATCGACGACGAGGGCGTGCCCAAGACGCTCGAGTTCAACACCCGCATGGGCGACCCCGAGACGCAGCCGATCATGATGCGCCTCAAGAGCGACCTGGTGGACGTGTTCATGCACGCCACCGAGGGCACGCTCGACCAGGTCGAACTGCAGTGGGACCGCCGCGTCGCTCTCGGCGTCGTGATGGCCGCCCACGGCTACCCGCTCACGCCCCGCAAGGGCGACGCCATCACCGGCCTGCCGCCCGAGGCGCCGGACGCGATGGTGTTCCACGCGGGCACCACGCCGTCGGGCAAGGACACCGTGTCCTCCGGCGGCCGCGTGCTGTGCGTGACGGCGCTGGGCGACTCGGTCAAGATGGCCCAGCAGCGCGCCTACGAGGTGCTCAACGGCATCCGCTTCGACGGCGCGCAGTACCGCCGCGACATCGGCCACCGCGCCATCAAGCCGCGCTGA
- the hemF gene encoding oxygen-dependent coproporphyrinogen oxidase has product MDFTPVRQYLLGLQDRIVSALEAEGGDTFLTDAWSRDPGGPLEGDGRSRLVEGGALLERGGCNFSHVRGRTMPPSATAHRPELSGAPFEAMGVSLVFHPRNPYVPTVHMNVRMFAALPAGRDPVVWFGGGMDLTPYYGFEEDAAHFHRVNRDALAPFGPALYPRFKAWCDEYFFLKHRNEPRGIGGVFYDDFTEGGFDHGFGLTRAVGDAFLGAYLPILQRRKALPHGERERDFQTYRRGRYVEFNLVFDRGTLFGLQSGGRTESILMSMPPVVTWRYDWAPEAGTPEARLYSDFLRPRDWAGESAA; this is encoded by the coding sequence ATGGACTTCACCCCCGTCCGGCAGTACCTGCTCGGCCTCCAGGACCGCATCGTGTCGGCCCTCGAGGCCGAAGGTGGCGACACGTTCCTCACCGACGCCTGGTCCCGCGACCCGGGCGGCCCGCTGGAAGGCGACGGCCGTTCGCGGCTCGTGGAGGGCGGGGCGCTGCTGGAACGGGGCGGCTGCAATTTCTCGCACGTGCGCGGCCGCACGATGCCCCCGTCCGCCACGGCGCACCGCCCCGAGCTGTCGGGCGCGCCGTTCGAGGCGATGGGGGTCTCGCTGGTGTTCCACCCGCGCAACCCGTACGTGCCCACCGTGCACATGAACGTGCGCATGTTCGCGGCGCTGCCGGCCGGGCGCGACCCGGTCGTGTGGTTCGGCGGCGGCATGGACCTCACGCCGTACTACGGCTTCGAGGAGGACGCCGCGCACTTCCATCGCGTGAACCGCGATGCGCTCGCGCCGTTCGGCCCCGCGCTGTACCCGCGCTTCAAGGCCTGGTGCGACGAGTACTTCTTCCTGAAGCACCGCAACGAGCCGCGCGGCATCGGCGGCGTCTTCTACGACGACTTCACCGAAGGCGGCTTCGACCACGGCTTCGGCCTGACCCGCGCCGTGGGCGACGCCTTCCTGGGCGCCTACCTGCCCATCCTGCAGCGCCGCAAGGCCCTGCCGCACGGCGAGCGCGAGCGCGATTTCCAGACCTACCGTCGCGGGCGCTACGTCGAGTTCAACCTCGTGTTCGACCGCGGCACGCTGTTCGGCCTGCAGTCGGGCGGGCGCACCGAATCCATCCTCATGTCGATGCCGCCGGTCGTCACCTGGCGCTACGACTGGGCGCCCGAGGCGGGCACGCCCGAGGCGCGGCTCTACTCCGACTTCCTGCGCCCCCGCGACTGGGCAGGCGAAAGCGCGGCTTGA
- the nadD gene encoding nicotinate-nucleotide adenylyltransferase produces the protein MKRIGIFGGSFDPVHLAHVALARTALEQLHLDEVRWIPAGRQWQKTRPLTAAAHRAAMVELAVADEPRFVVDRCELDRSGASYTYDTVRELQAAEPGAQWTLIIGQDQYTGLHTWLGWQKLLERVTLAVANRPGVSLEASPEVAQVDHEAVALPMMDISSTDIRARVAARLRIDALVPAAVARYIDQHHLYRGTHGS, from the coding sequence TTGAAGCGCATCGGCATCTTCGGCGGTTCGTTCGACCCGGTGCACCTCGCCCACGTGGCGCTGGCCCGCACCGCGCTCGAGCAGCTGCACCTCGACGAGGTGCGCTGGATCCCGGCCGGCCGGCAGTGGCAGAAGACCCGTCCGCTCACCGCGGCCGCGCACCGTGCCGCGATGGTCGAACTGGCGGTCGCGGACGAACCCCGGTTCGTCGTCGACCGCTGCGAACTCGACCGCAGCGGCGCCAGCTACACGTACGACACCGTCCGCGAACTGCAGGCGGCCGAGCCCGGGGCACAATGGACCCTGATCATCGGGCAGGACCAGTACACCGGCCTGCACACCTGGCTCGGCTGGCAGAAGCTGCTGGAGCGGGTGACCCTCGCCGTGGCCAACCGCCCGGGGGTCTCCCTGGAAGCCAGCCCCGAGGTCGCCCAGGTGGACCACGAGGCCGTGGCCCTGCCCATGATGGACATCTCGTCCACCGACATCCGCGCCCGCGTGGCGGCGCGCCTGCGCATCGATGCGCTGGTGCCTGCCGCCGTGGCGCGCTATATTGACCAACACCACCTCTATCGAGGAACCCACGGGAGCTGA
- the rsfS gene encoding ribosome silencing factor has translation MDIRKLQRAIVDGLEDVKAQDIAVFDTEHLSPLFERVIVASGTSNRQTKALAASVRDAVKAEGFPVPRTEGEVNGEWIIVDCGSAVVHVMQPTIREYYHLEEIWGDKPVKLKSERSTKLVKAEEPAPVAKKAPAKKAAAKKTAAKAEPAAKKVAAKKAPAEKAAPARKVAAKKVAAKKTAAAAPVRTLKVNEPVKKTAAKKVAAKKAPAKKAAAPKAGVTRTVGVKSAAAKKAPAKKAPAKKTAGRA, from the coding sequence ATGGACATCCGAAAACTGCAGCGCGCCATCGTCGATGGCCTTGAAGACGTCAAGGCCCAGGACATCGCCGTCTTTGACACCGAACACCTCTCGCCGCTCTTCGAGCGTGTGATCGTCGCTTCGGGCACCTCGAACCGGCAGACCAAGGCGCTCGCCGCCAGCGTGCGTGATGCGGTCAAGGCCGAAGGCTTCCCGGTGCCCCGCACCGAAGGCGAGGTCAATGGCGAATGGATCATCGTCGACTGCGGCTCCGCCGTCGTCCACGTGATGCAGCCCACCATCCGCGAGTACTACCACCTCGAGGAAATCTGGGGCGACAAGCCGGTCAAGCTCAAGTCCGAACGCAGCACGAAGCTCGTGAAGGCGGAGGAGCCCGCGCCGGTCGCCAAGAAGGCCCCGGCCAAGAAGGCGGCCGCGAAGAAGACGGCGGCCAAGGCCGAGCCCGCGGCGAAGAAGGTGGCGGCCAAGAAGGCGCCGGCCGAGAAGGCCGCGCCCGCCAGGAAGGTCGCCGCCAAGAAGGTCGCTGCGAAGAAGACCGCGGCCGCCGCACCGGTGCGCACGCTGAAGGTCAACGAGCCGGTCAAGAAGACGGCTGCGAAGAAAGTGGCCGCCAAGAAGGCGCCGGCGAAGAAGGCCGCCGCGCCGAAGGCCGGTGTCACCCGCACGGTGGGCGTGAAGTCCGCCGCTGCGAAGAAGGCGCCCGCCAAGAAAGCGCCCGCCAAGAAGACCGCCGGCCGCGCGTGA
- the rlmH gene encoding 23S rRNA (pseudouridine(1915)-N(3))-methyltransferase RlmH yields MKLLLAAVGQRQPSWAETAYDDFAKRFPPEMRLELKAVKAETRGSKTAEQLMAAEATRLEAALPKGVRRVILDERGTRLTTVQLAARMEAWQHDGRDVALLIGGPDGLDPALKATADETLRLSDLTLPHAFVRVLLAEALYRAWTVLVNHPYHRE; encoded by the coding sequence GTGAAGCTGCTGCTCGCCGCGGTCGGGCAGCGTCAGCCGTCGTGGGCGGAGACCGCCTACGACGACTTCGCCAAGCGCTTCCCGCCCGAGATGCGCCTGGAGCTCAAGGCCGTCAAGGCCGAGACCCGGGGCTCGAAAACCGCCGAGCAGTTGATGGCCGCCGAGGCCACCCGGCTGGAGGCGGCACTCCCGAAGGGCGTTCGCCGGGTCATCCTCGACGAACGCGGCACGCGCCTCACCACCGTCCAGCTGGCCGCCCGCATGGAGGCCTGGCAGCACGACGGCCGCGACGTGGCGTTGCTGATCGGCGGCCCCGACGGCCTCGACCCCGCGCTCAAGGCCACCGCCGACGAAACCCTGAGGCTGTCCGACCTGACGCTGCCGCACGCGTTCGTGCGCGTGCTGCTCGCCGAGGCGCTGTACCGCGCCTGGACGGTGCTCGTGAACCATCCCTACCACCGAGAGTGA
- a CDS encoding Maf family protein — protein sequence MTDFIYLASQSPRRRQLLEQIGVRHELLLAGPEEDAEALEAEQPGELPIHYVERVTRAKLAAARARWQARGLPPAPILCSDTTVALGRRILGKPADAADATRTLTMLAGRTHRVLTAVAVGHGDFEAVAVNVSKVRMEAVDATRIAAYVDSGEPFGKAGAYAIQSAAATWISRIEGSYSAIMGLPLYETAELLRQAGYRFP from the coding sequence ATGACCGACTTCATCTACCTCGCGTCCCAGAGCCCCCGCCGCCGGCAGCTGCTCGAGCAGATCGGCGTGCGGCACGAGCTGCTGCTGGCCGGCCCCGAGGAGGACGCGGAGGCGCTGGAGGCCGAGCAGCCGGGCGAACTCCCCATCCACTACGTCGAGCGGGTCACGCGCGCGAAGCTCGCCGCCGCCCGCGCGCGCTGGCAGGCGAGGGGGCTGCCGCCCGCGCCCATCCTGTGTTCCGACACCACGGTGGCGCTCGGCCGGCGCATCCTCGGCAAACCGGCCGACGCGGCCGATGCCACGCGCACCCTGACGATGCTGGCGGGCCGCACGCACCGCGTGCTCACCGCGGTGGCGGTGGGGCACGGCGACTTCGAGGCCGTCGCGGTGAACGTGTCGAAGGTGCGCATGGAAGCGGTGGACGCCACGCGCATCGCGGCGTACGTCGACAGCGGCGAGCCGTTCGGCAAGGCCGGCGCCTACGCGATCCAGAGCGCCGCGGCCACCTGGATCTCGCGCATCGAGGGCAGCTACTCCGCTATCATGGGTTTGCCTTTGTACGAGACGGCCGAACTGCTTCGACAGGCAGGCTACCGCTTCCCCTGA
- the rng gene encoding ribonuclease G has product MQDILINWSPQETRVGIVENGAVQELHVERTLERGLVGNIYAGRVARVLPGMQSAFIDIGLERAAFLHVADVHVTGSPRAEHGPGAAPPPPIERLVFEGQTLTVQVIKDPIGTKGARLSTQISIAGRLLVFLPQDDHIGISQKIGSHELREQLRTRMNTLAGKPPEGDPAPYNGGGFILRTNAEDATDEELADDIAYLRKTWGLIREKSFKTPPGELLHQDLSLVQRVLRDLASDNTQSIRIDSRMQYDQLVAFGTAFTPTSVSKLAHYKGERPIFDLYNIDDEVARALARRVDLKSGGYLIIDQTEALTTVDVNTGGYVGARNFDDTIFKTNLEATQAIARQLRLRNLGGIIIIDFIDMAREEHQNAVLSELRKQLARDRTKITVSGFTQLGLVEMTRKRTRESLAHMLCEPCPVCAGKGQVKTARSVCYDILREILREARQFNPKEFRVIASATVVEMLLDEESQHLAGLSDFIGKPISLQAEATGSPEAYDIVLL; this is encoded by the coding sequence ATGCAAGACATCCTGATCAACTGGTCCCCCCAGGAAACGCGGGTCGGCATCGTCGAGAACGGCGCCGTCCAGGAACTGCACGTCGAACGCACGCTGGAGCGCGGCCTCGTCGGCAACATCTACGCGGGCCGCGTGGCACGTGTGCTGCCCGGCATGCAGTCGGCCTTCATCGACATCGGCCTCGAACGCGCGGCCTTCCTCCACGTGGCCGACGTGCACGTGACGGGTTCGCCCCGCGCCGAACACGGCCCGGGCGCGGCCCCGCCGCCGCCCATCGAACGCCTCGTGTTCGAGGGCCAGACGCTCACGGTGCAGGTCATCAAGGACCCCATCGGCACGAAGGGCGCGCGGCTGTCCACGCAGATCAGCATCGCGGGCCGGCTGCTCGTGTTCCTGCCCCAGGACGACCACATCGGCATCTCGCAGAAGATCGGCTCGCACGAGTTGCGCGAGCAGTTGCGCACGCGCATGAACACCCTGGCGGGCAAGCCGCCCGAGGGCGACCCGGCGCCGTACAACGGCGGCGGCTTCATCCTGCGCACGAACGCCGAGGACGCCACCGACGAGGAACTCGCCGACGACATCGCCTACCTGCGAAAGACCTGGGGCCTGATCCGCGAGAAGAGCTTCAAGACGCCGCCGGGCGAACTGCTGCACCAGGACCTGAGCCTCGTGCAGCGTGTGCTGCGCGACCTGGCGAGCGACAACACGCAGAGCATCCGCATCGACTCGCGCATGCAGTACGACCAGCTCGTGGCCTTCGGCACGGCGTTCACGCCCACGTCGGTCAGCAAGCTGGCCCACTACAAGGGCGAGCGGCCCATCTTCGACCTCTACAACATCGACGACGAGGTCGCCCGCGCGCTCGCGCGGCGCGTGGACCTGAAGTCGGGCGGCTACCTGATCATCGACCAGACCGAGGCGCTGACGACGGTGGACGTCAACACGGGCGGCTACGTGGGCGCCCGCAACTTCGACGACACCATCTTCAAGACCAACCTCGAGGCCACGCAGGCCATCGCGAGGCAGCTGCGCCTGCGCAACCTGGGCGGCATCATCATCATCGACTTCATCGACATGGCCCGGGAGGAGCACCAGAACGCGGTGCTCTCCGAGCTGCGCAAGCAGCTGGCCCGCGATCGCACGAAGATCACGGTGAGCGGGTTCACGCAGCTGGGCCTGGTGGAGATGACCCGCAAGCGCACGCGCGAATCGCTGGCCCACATGCTGTGCGAGCCGTGCCCGGTGTGCGCCGGCAAGGGCCAGGTGAAGACCGCGCGCAGTGTCTGCTACGACATCCTCCGCGAGATCCTGCGCGAGGCGCGGCAGTTCAACCCGAAGGAGTTCCGGGTGATCGCATCGGCCACCGTCGTCGAGATGCTGCTCGACGAGGAGAGCCAGCACCTGGCGGGCCTGAGCGACTTCATCGGCAAGCCCATCTCGCTGCAGGCGGAGGCCACGGGTTCGCCCGAGGCCTACGACATCGTGCTGCTCTGA
- a CDS encoding glycosyltransferase family 8 protein, with protein sequence MDRRTIPILTCFDDNYVIPAAVAFRTLAEQADPALHYLIYVAQSGIGADHQARLKAEVANHPARVELVFVDMAHQLSDLFARTDCKGHYSKEMFYKLLAPSLFPQHDAMLVTDVDVLFQGDVSRDFLAFDPAGEDYLAASPSLVRRGSWVHRVAEMYEKDFTAEERTHLRYGAGYCVVNLARMRTDGLEARMLRYAEEHARRLLQPEQDVLNLVCHPHIRTLPADSMVCTYAYDCYRSEADLAEDVNYTADEVRHALAHPVQLHFAGREKPWNSPACTRSEVWFEALARTGFLRDHLQQLGRALDAQRQHKVMASVKLPFSPRRFVLSKTKC encoded by the coding sequence ATGGACCGTCGCACGATCCCCATCCTGACGTGCTTCGATGACAACTACGTCATCCCGGCCGCGGTGGCGTTTCGCACGCTCGCGGAACAGGCCGACCCGGCGTTGCACTACCTGATCTACGTCGCCCAGTCCGGCATCGGCGCGGACCACCAGGCCCGGCTGAAGGCCGAGGTGGCGAACCATCCGGCCCGGGTCGAACTGGTGTTCGTCGACATGGCGCATCAGCTGAGCGACCTTTTCGCGCGCACCGACTGCAAGGGGCACTACAGCAAGGAGATGTTCTACAAGCTCCTGGCCCCGTCGCTGTTCCCGCAGCACGACGCGATGCTCGTCACCGACGTCGACGTGCTGTTCCAGGGCGACGTGTCGCGCGACTTCCTCGCGTTCGATCCGGCGGGGGAGGACTACCTGGCGGCGTCGCCCAGCCTGGTGCGGCGCGGGTCGTGGGTGCACCGCGTGGCCGAGATGTACGAGAAGGACTTCACCGCCGAGGAACGCACCCACCTGCGGTACGGTGCCGGGTACTGCGTGGTCAACCTCGCGCGGATGCGGACCGATGGCCTGGAGGCGCGCATGCTGCGGTACGCCGAGGAACATGCCAGGCGCCTGCTGCAACCCGAGCAGGACGTGCTGAACCTCGTGTGCCACCCGCACATCCGCACCTTGCCCGCGGACAGCATGGTGTGCACGTATGCCTACGACTGCTACCGCTCCGAAGCCGACCTGGCCGAGGACGTGAACTACACGGCGGACGAGGTGCGGCACGCGCTGGCCCATCCCGTGCAGCTGCACTTCGCGGGCCGCGAAAAGCCCTGGAACAGCCCCGCCTGCACGCGCAGCGAGGTGTGGTTCGAGGCCCTGGCGCGCACGGGGTTCCTGCGCGATCACCTGCAGCAGTTGGGCCGTGCGCTCGATGCACAGCGGCAGCACAAGGTGATGGCGTCGGTGAAGCTGCCGTTCTCGCCGCGACGCTTCGTGCTCAGCAAGACGAAGTGCTGA
- a CDS encoding aminotransferase class I/II-fold pyridoxal phosphate-dependent enzyme has product MTPKSTLDEFALFGGEPAFGHKLHVGQPNIGDRAHFLDRVNRIFDSRWLTNNGEAVQELERRLGEHLGVKHVIAVCNATVGLEIAIRAMPMEGEVIVPSLTFVATAHALQWQQITPVFCDVDPVTHNLDPEQVRRLITPRTTGILGVHLWGRPCDVDALQAIADEHRLHLLFDAAHAFGCSHQGRMVGNFGRAEVFSFHATKFFNTFEGGAITTNDDALAAKIRLMTNFGFAGYDNVVHVGTNGKMNEVCAAMGLTSLQALDGFIATNRTNADTYAERLARIPGMKLCRYDTTERNNFQYVVVEYMPQPGGPSRDDLIRLLWAENVMARKYFWPGCHRMEPYRTLFPTVGERLPQTEAIADRLMILPTGTGMNTASIHALCDLLELAVAQGPALSARLGAL; this is encoded by the coding sequence ATGACCCCAAAGTCCACCCTCGACGAGTTCGCGCTGTTCGGCGGCGAACCAGCCTTCGGGCACAAGCTGCACGTGGGCCAGCCCAACATCGGCGACCGCGCGCATTTCCTCGACCGGGTCAACCGCATCTTCGACTCCCGCTGGCTCACGAACAACGGCGAGGCCGTGCAGGAACTGGAACGCCGGCTGGGCGAGCACCTGGGCGTCAAGCACGTGATCGCCGTGTGCAACGCCACGGTGGGCCTCGAGATCGCGATCCGTGCCATGCCGATGGAGGGCGAGGTGATCGTGCCGTCGCTCACCTTCGTCGCCACCGCCCACGCGCTGCAGTGGCAGCAGATCACCCCCGTCTTCTGCGACGTCGACCCCGTCACGCACAACCTCGATCCCGAGCAGGTGCGCCGCCTCATCACCCCGCGCACCACCGGCATCCTCGGCGTGCACCTGTGGGGCCGCCCCTGCGACGTGGACGCCCTGCAGGCCATCGCCGACGAGCATCGGCTGCACCTGCTGTTCGACGCGGCCCATGCCTTCGGGTGCTCGCACCAAGGCCGCATGGTAGGCAACTTCGGCCGCGCGGAAGTGTTCAGCTTCCACGCCACCAAGTTCTTCAACACGTTCGAAGGCGGTGCCATCACCACCAACGACGACGCCCTCGCCGCGAAGATCCGGCTGATGACCAACTTCGGGTTCGCGGGCTACGACAACGTCGTGCACGTCGGCACGAACGGCAAGATGAACGAGGTGTGTGCCGCGATGGGCCTCACGTCGCTGCAGGCGCTCGACGGCTTCATCGCCACCAACCGCACCAACGCCGACACGTATGCCGAGCGCCTCGCCCGCATCCCCGGCATGAAGCTCTGCCGCTACGACACGACCGAGCGCAACAACTTCCAGTACGTGGTGGTGGAGTACATGCCACAGCCGGGCGGACCGAGCCGTGACGACCTCATCCGCCTGCTGTGGGCAGAGAACGTGATGGCGCGCAAATACTTCTGGCCGGGCTGCCACCGCATGGAACCCTACCGCACGCTGTTCCCGACCGTGGGCGAACGCCTGCCGCAGACGGAGGCCATCGCCGACCGCCTGATGATCCTGCCCACCGGCACGGGAATGAACACTGCATCCATCCACGCGCTGTGCGACCTGCTCGAGCTGGCCGTCGCCCAGGGCCCGGCCCTGTCGGCCCGCCTGGGAGCGCTCTGA